A region from the Methylocystis iwaonis genome encodes:
- a CDS encoding MobA/MobL family protein produces the protein MREHFARKGYVADVAIHAPEEGKDQRNFHVHIMVTMRKLDGDEFSKAKDWSFLDKELLMSWREGWANVMNRHLERWEHDARIDHRSLKDQGIDREPTIHLGYAAKEMEARGAQSDRMDQLRAILQHNDAIRVSESAAQRAPEMFSTAARPHDLAAETPQQKEARELRGKQSAARAELKAQQKFERDELKKELAKEWEAFRRQSRGDYRAAAGQAYADMGEQFKADWKELYRTTPRERREEAKAALAAKQREALAERRKELFAEVRDNRAVSWETARRVQSTARRLLREEQKSQWEQLQGEWRDAAERWAERREKEFAATHRDHLPNVLSGSMAKVQSAAVEYLVNRANRQAREQRAADHVATPANPPQPRKEPLAEERRAKDDSAAATGRDSTSKAEAAPAPRADSGDYYAKLQERIAREAAKLVEKDKAKERRDDRGGRERTRGDDGRQR, from the coding sequence GTGCGGGAGCACTTCGCCCGCAAGGGGTATGTCGCCGACGTTGCGATCCACGCGCCGGAGGAGGGGAAAGACCAGCGAAATTTTCACGTTCACATCATGGTGACGATGCGCAAGCTGGATGGCGACGAGTTTTCAAAAGCGAAAGACTGGAGCTTTCTCGACAAAGAGCTTTTGATGAGCTGGCGCGAGGGGTGGGCAAATGTGATGAACCGTCATCTTGAAAGGTGGGAACATGATGCCCGCATCGACCACAGGAGCCTAAAAGATCAGGGGATCGACCGCGAGCCGACGATTCATTTGGGCTACGCCGCGAAGGAGATGGAGGCGCGGGGCGCGCAATCCGACCGCATGGACCAGCTTCGCGCCATCCTGCAGCACAATGACGCCATCCGCGTTTCCGAGAGTGCCGCTCAGCGGGCTCCGGAAATGTTCAGCACGGCGGCGCGGCCTCACGACCTTGCGGCCGAGACGCCGCAGCAGAAGGAGGCCCGCGAGCTTCGCGGGAAGCAGAGCGCGGCGCGCGCGGAATTGAAGGCCCAGCAGAAATTCGAGCGCGACGAATTGAAAAAGGAGCTTGCGAAGGAGTGGGAGGCGTTCCGCCGCCAATCGCGCGGAGACTATCGCGCGGCGGCGGGGCAGGCTTACGCCGATATGGGCGAGCAGTTCAAAGCGGATTGGAAGGAGCTTTACCGGACGACCCCGAGGGAGCGACGCGAGGAGGCGAAGGCGGCGCTCGCCGCCAAACAGCGCGAGGCCCTTGCTGAGCGGCGCAAGGAGCTATTCGCGGAGGTGCGCGACAATCGCGCCGTCTCATGGGAAACGGCGCGGCGCGTTCAGTCTACCGCGCGGCGGCTGTTGCGGGAGGAACAGAAAAGCCAGTGGGAGCAGTTGCAGGGCGAGTGGCGCGACGCGGCGGAGCGCTGGGCCGAGCGCCGCGAGAAAGAGTTTGCGGCCACGCACCGCGACCACCTGCCCAACGTTCTTTCGGGCAGCATGGCGAAGGTGCAGTCCGCCGCCGTGGAATATCTGGTCAATCGCGCCAACCGGCAGGCCCGCGAGCAGCGCGCCGCCGATCACGTCGCCACGCCCGCCAATCCCCCCCAGCCCCGCAAGGAGCCTCTCGCGGAGGAGAGGCGGGCCAAGGACGACTCCGCCGCCGCGACTGGCCGCGACAGCACCAGCAAGGCGGAGGCCGCGCCCGCGCCGCGCGCGGACTCCGGCGACTATTACGCCAAGCTCCAAGAGCGCATCGCGCGGGAGGCCGCGAAATTGGTTGAGAAGGACAAAGCCAAAGAGCGCCGCGACGACAGGGGCGGACGCGAACGCACTCGCGGCGACGACGGACGCCAACGATAG